The DNA segment GTTCATTCTGCCAAAGAGCTTGCACTCAGGGCAGGGAAATCGTGCGTTAGATGGCCGCTTTGTCCTTGGAAAGGATCACAGTGTGTGCAGCCAGAGACTTAAATATTACCTTGGTGTTAAGCTGGGGGGCCAAGGTACTAAATAGCTGTTAACCCCTTCTGCCCTTCGCTATAAACTGTTAACCTGTTCATAACCCCTGCGTTCTTCAGAATATTTGTCATTTCCAGCTGGTGATAAACTAGAATGCAGAATGGGCTTGTGACGTTGTTACCAAATATAAAACCATGGAGGGAGGGGTAAAACTGGCCCCGGCACCCAGCGGGGGTGAACCCAATGCACCCACCCAGTGGGGCACAGTGTTGGACGCTGATGCTTTGATTTCCCCGGCTGTTATATTAAATGCCGGCCATGAATTTCATCTCCTCTCCTTATAGAGTTGAAGAAGTCTCTCTACGCCATATTCTCCCAGTTCGGGCAGATCCTGGACATCCTGGTTTCCCGCAGTCTGAAGATGAGGGGTCAGGCTTTCGTCATCTTCAAGGAAGCAAGCAGTGGAACCAACGCCTTGCGCTCCATGCAGGGCTTCCCCTTCTACGACAAGCCCATGGTTGGTGTTCTGAGTGGAGGGTATGGGCTGGGTGGGCTGGGGGGGGAATTACATTGTGCTGGGGGGAGGCTCACAGACCTGGCATGTTGGTCATTTTGAGTCTTAAGCTGCCCGCTAGTCTAACTGGTGAGATTAGGAGATTGTAATAAATGGGGACTGCACCTTTAATAGCCCCGCGGTGCTTTATAAACGGGAGTCTCTGCCACCTGCCCTCACGAGTGGCTTCCGCTATCCGCAGAGAATCCAGTACGCAAAGACCGACTCTGACATCATCGCCAAAATGAAGGGCACCTTCgtggagagagacagaaagcGACAGGAGAAGAGGAAGGTTAAAGGGCAGGAAGCTGCAGCGAAGAAGCCTGTGCCGGGAGCTCCCGTGGTGACCGGCGTGCCGGGCCAGATGCCGGTAAGGGGGGCTGCTTCTGGTTCTGGAGAACTGCGTTTGGGTCTCTGTGACGGGAATTAACGGTGTTGCTGCTGTTTCAGGGCATGCAGGCTATTCCGGGGATGACGCAGGCTCCTCGTATGATGCACATGGCCGGGCAGAACCCTTACATGCACCATCCGGGCATGATGCCCCCGCCGGGAATTGCCCCGGGACAAATCCCCCCTGGTGGAATGCCGCAGATGATGCCGGGGCAGATGGCGCCAATGCAGCCGGTAAGTGATGTAAAATGTCCTTTAAACGCCGGCTCTCCTACATG comes from the Spea bombifrons isolate aSpeBom1 chromosome 8, aSpeBom1.2.pri, whole genome shotgun sequence genome and includes:
- the SNRPA gene encoding U1 small nuclear ribonucleoprotein A, translated to MAVQESRPNNTIYINNLNEKIKKDELKKSLYAIFSQFGQILDILVSRSLKMRGQAFVIFKEASSGTNALRSMQGFPFYDKPMRIQYAKTDSDIIAKMKGTFVERDRKRQEKRKVKGQEAAAKKPVPGAPVVTGVPGQMPGMQAIPGMTQAPRMMHMAGQNPYMHHPGMMPPPGIAPGQIPPGGMPQMMPGQMAPMQPISENPPNHILFLTNLPEETNELMLSMLFNQFPGFKEVRLVPGRHDIAFVEFDNEVQAGAARESLQGFKITQSNSMKISFAKK